The following are from one region of the Falco cherrug isolate bFalChe1 chromosome 19, bFalChe1.pri, whole genome shotgun sequence genome:
- the DAZAP2 gene encoding DAZ-associated protein 2, giving the protein MNGKGQYPTPPSFPVQPPATPPVYPQTVPLPQPPPYTDAPPAYSELYRPSFVPLGAATVPTMSAAYPGASVFLPVAQSVAVGPIGSSVPMAYYPVGPMYPPGSTVLVEGGFDAGARFGAGGTPSIPPPPPGCPPNAAQLAVMQGANVLVTQRKGNFFLGGSDGGYTIW; this is encoded by the exons GACAATACCCCACGCCGCCGTCCTTCCCGGTACAGCCGCCTGCCACCCCCCCGGTGTACCCCCAGACCGTgccgctcccgcagccgccgcccTACACGGACGCCCCTCCGGCTTACTCCGAG CTTTACCGCCCCAGCTTCGTGCCGCTGGGGGCTGCCACTGTGCCCACCATGTCTGCGGCGTACCCGGGCGCTTCTGTCTTCCTGCCCGTGGCCCAGTCCGTGGCCGTGGGTCCCATCGGCTCCTCGGTCCCGATGGCGTATTACCCCGTGGGACCCATGTACCCTCCTGGTTCAACGGTCCTTGTGGAAGGTGGCTTTGATGCTGGGGCGAGGTTTGGGGCTGGCGGAACACCCAGCATCCCA CCCCCCCCACCCGGCTGCCCCCCCAACGCCGCCCAGCTGGCCGTCATGCAGGGAGCCAACGTCCTGGTGACGCAACGGAAGGGCAACTTCTTCCTGGGAGGCTCAGACGGCGGCTACACTATCTGGTGA
- the SMAGP gene encoding small cell adhesion glycoprotein isoform X1 codes for MEAQHPRSAGERSTVTLGEPSPVATVCPGWAQTGLRAGSAPASPSPLSLFAEEELTTPALKKAHTPPLHEDANTALIAVVITLVFLTLLTVLVVIIVYLYRNKGSYLTYEQPVAEPDVALPMEDAPAKEKEEYFI; via the exons ATGGAGGCTCAGCACCCTCGGAGCGCAGGTGAGCGCAGCACCGTGACCCTCGGCGAGCCCTCGCCTGTGGCCACCGTGTGCCCCGGCTGGGCTCAAACCGGGCTCAGAGCCGGCTCAGCACCAGCCTCACCTTCTCCACTCTCCCTGTTTGCTGAAGAGGAGCTGACAACCCCCGCCCTGAAGAAGGCTCACACCCCACCGCTCCACGAGGACGCCAACACAGCACTCATCGCAG TTGTCATCACGCTGGTGTTCCTCACCCTGCTGACGGTGCTGGTGGTGATCATCGTCTACCTGTACAGAAACAAAGGCAGCTACCTCACCTACGAGCAGCCGGTGGCGGAGCCCGACGTGGCGCTGCCGATGGAGGATGCTCCAgccaaggagaaagaagaatatTTCATCTGA
- the SMAGP gene encoding small cell adhesion glycoprotein isoform X2: MEAQHPRSAEELTTPALKKAHTPPLHEDANTALIAVVITLVFLTLLTVLVVIIVYLYRNKGSYLTYEQPVAEPDVALPMEDAPAKEKEEYFI; this comes from the exons ATGGAGGCTCAGCACCCTCGGAGCGCAG AGGAGCTGACAACCCCCGCCCTGAAGAAGGCTCACACCCCACCGCTCCACGAGGACGCCAACACAGCACTCATCGCAG TTGTCATCACGCTGGTGTTCCTCACCCTGCTGACGGTGCTGGTGGTGATCATCGTCTACCTGTACAGAAACAAAGGCAGCTACCTCACCTACGAGCAGCCGGTGGCGGAGCCCGACGTGGCGCTGCCGATGGAGGATGCTCCAgccaaggagaaagaagaatatTTCATCTGA